The Microbacterium schleiferi genome contains the following window.
GACGGTGCTCGCAGACATCACCGAGCAGGAGCGGGCGACGCTCACGGCAGCGGCAGCCGTCCTGCAACGCTTGGCGGCGCAATGAGCACGATGTTCCGTTCCCTCGGCGTCTTCAATTACCGCATCTGGTTCATCGGCGCGCTCGTGTCCAACATCGGCGCGTGGATGCAGTCCACCGCGCAGAGCTGGGTAGTCCTCACCCAGCTCACCGACGGCGATGCGGGGGCCGTGGGGCTCACGATGGCACTGCAGTTCGGACCACCTCTGCTTCTGGTGGGAGTCACGGGGTGGGCGACAGACCGGTTCGATCGCCGACACATCCTGCTGGTCACGCAGTCCGCGTTCCTCGTACTCGCAGCGACCATCGGCAGCCTCATCCTCGCGGGCCTGATGACACTCCCGCTCATGTACGCCTTCGCGCTCGGCTTGGGGCTTGTCGCCGCATTCGACAACCCGGCACGCCAGGCGTTCGTGTCTGACCTCGTCACGAGAGAGAACACGAGCAACGCCGTCGCGCTGAATTCGGCATCCTTCAACGGCGCCCGGATGATCGGACCAGCCGTCGCCGGGGTGTTCATCGTCCTGGTCGGGACCGGGTGGATGTTCCTCGTCAATGCGCTCACCTTCCTCGCCACGATCGGTGCGCTCCTGGCGATGCGCCGGAGCGAGCTCACTCCGCGAGCGGTCACCCACGGACGCTCCCGGCTGGCGGACGGGTTCCGATACGTTGCCCAGCGGCCCGACCTGATCGTGGTCTTCATCGTCGTCTTCCTGGTCGGCGCGTTCGGCATGAACTTCCCGATCTACGCATCCACGATGGCGCTCGAGTTCGGGGCGGGCGCTGACGGCTTCGGCCTGCTGAACTCGGTTCTCGCGATCGGCTCGCTCACCGGCGCCCTCCTCGCAGCCCGGCGCGACCGCGCGCGCGTTCGCGTCATGATCGCCGGGGTGCTCGGATTCGCCGTCGCTTCGGCGGTCTCGTCGGTCATGCCGACCTACGCGCTCTACGCCCTGACACTCGTCTTCACCGGATTCACGGTGGTGACGATCCTCTCGACGGCCAACGGCTATGTGCAGGCGACGACGGATGCCCATCTTCGCGGCCGGGTTCTGGCGATCTATGTTGCGATTCTGCTCGGCGGCACGCCGGTGGGAGCACCGATCGTCGGATGGGTCGCCGACGAGCTCGGGCCCCGCGTCGCCATCCAGCTCGGTACGCTCGCCGCCCTCATCGCCGCGGGAATCGCGATCACGTGGCTCGTCTGGTCGGGGCGACTGCACCGCGGCACCCGGCTACGTCTGCGCCTGGATGAGACGAGACCGCTCAGCATCGTGACGCAGCCGATCACGCAGAGCCCGGGCCGGTAGCGGAACTCAACGCCCCGTCGGACGCGTCACCGGGATGCCGAGAGCTGACGCGCAAGCGCCTGCCCCGCGAGCTCGAGGTAGTGCCGGGGAGCGGCCAGGGCGGATGCCGCACCTCTCGCGAGCTCAGTCAGTGAGACCGCAGCTGCCAGGTCGCTCAGCTCGGCGCCCGGATCGATACGGCCTGCCACGAGCGCGGCGCGAGCGCCCGCGCTGCGGGCAAGCTGGATGACGACCTGCGGCGCCTTTCCCGACGCGGTCCCGGCGTCATACGCGCCTTCACCGGTCACCACGATCGTGTCGGCCGTGAGGAGGGCGGAGAGCCCGACGACCTCGGCGACGTATGCGGCGCCCGATTCGATCTCGCCGCCCCAGGCGCGCAGAGCGAAACCGGTCCCTCCCGCCGCGCCGGCACCCGGTGCGTCAGCCGGTGCCGGGATATGCCGCGCCCACGCGGCAAGCGAGGCATCCGCGTCGGCAATCTCAGCCTGCAGCAGACCCTTCTGCGGACCGAAGACGGCAGCTGCCCCACGCGGGCCGCACAGCGGATTGTCGACGTCGGCGAGCACGATCACTCCGCCGCTGGGCGCGGACCTCAGGCCCGAGAGATCGACCTCGGCGACCTCGCGGAGTCCGCGCAGGCCGGGCGCGACCGGGAGCCCGCGCGCGTCCCGGGTTCCGGCACCCAGCGCGCGCAGCATCCCGGCGCCGCCGTCGGAGGAGGCGCTCGACCCGAGCCCGACGATCAGGCGCGTGACACCCGAGTCCAGGGCCGCGCAGATCGCCTCGCCGAGCCCCTCGGTTCCGGCATCCCACGGGCGAAGCCTGCCGCCGAGCGTCTCGATACCGCACGCTGACGCGAGCTCCACGACTCCCGTACCGCCAGGCGTCTCAGCACCGGGCGGCAGCCACACCCACGAGCCGTCGCTGGGCTGTCCGTCTGCGCCGGTGACACGGATGCGTCGCCGCTGGGCCCCGGGGATCGCGGCGAGGAACGCGTCGAGGGTCCCCTCGCCCCCATCGGCCAGCGGCCGCTGCACGATCTCGTCGTCCGGGGCCTCCCGCTGCCACCCCCGCGCGATCGCGCCGGCAACCTCCGGAGCCGCGAGCGACCCCTTGAAGCTGTCGGGTGCGATCACCACACGCTGAGGCCCACTCACGCCGCGACTCTAGCGGGGCACGGGAGCCCGGGTCACACCCACGGCGAGTCGACGGTGAAGGCCTCGGCCACTGCCTGAATCTCCTCCCGCAGCAGTCCCTCACCCACCCCGCCCGCGGCGAGGTTCATGTACTCATAGCGCGCACCGGTCTCGGCATACTCGACACGGTCGACAGCGCGGGTGACCGACAGATCCGATCGAGCCATGACGCCGTGCTTGCTCCACAGCGAGATGTCACTGAGGCGCAGCGCCGCGACGTTGGCAGCCATCATCTCGGCAGAACCGGGCACGAGGAAGGGGAGCACACGGATGCCCTGAGAGAGCGCGACGATCGATTCCGGTTCCCACCGCAGCAGCCGGCGGTTCATCGTCTCGTCGTCGCGATAGGCGGGGATGTGCGAGAGATACGTCAGATGCGGCGGCTGGGCATGCACGACCGCGTGGAAGTCGACGCCGCGCCGGGCGACATGGTCTTGATGGACGCCGAGGTGGGAATTGAGCTCGCTCGTGAGCCTCTCAAAGAGGCGCCGCGGCGAGCTCCACAGTGTGGCGTGGATGCCATCCTCGGCGATCTTGAGCGCACCGACGCTGGCTTCGGGGTCGGCCTGGATCTGACGCAGACGCCGGCCCGATCCGGTCACGAGCAGCGTCCCGCCCGAGAGCGCGGGAGCGGGTACCGGGAGCTCGATCTCCTGACGCAGCGGGAAACGCCGCCGCACCTCGGTGTCCCACCCCAGGAAGACCGAGATGTTGCCGGCGCCCGCTTCGGAAGCATCGATCGCGTTGATTCTCGCGCCTGCCTCTCCCATGCTCTCGAGGATGTCTCCCAGGCCCGGTCGGATGCTGTGCTCACTCATGATCTCTCCACACGACAGCGCGCTCCCTGCGCGCTGAATCGTTTCAATCCTGCCGCCTCCTGCAACTGGGAACCAGGGACCTAAGACCCGAGCGCGCCACACCGCGTGCCCGCAGCGCCCCGCGCCGATAGCCTCGAGGCGTGACCACCGCGCGCCACACCATCCACCAGACGAGCGTCATCGCGGCGCTGCTCGACGGCGTCTACGACGGCGAGACAACGGTCGGCAGCCTTCGCGGTCGCGGCAACTTCGGGATCGGCACCTTCGAGGGCCTCGACGGCGAGCTCATCCTTCTCGATGACACCTGCTACCGCATCCGCGACGACGGCACGGCGACGGTAGCAGGCGATGGCGAGGGTGTGCCCTATGCCGTCGTGACGCATTTCGAGCCGCACCTGAGCTTCGAGATCACGGGTCGGCACACCCGGGCAGAAGTCACCGCACTCATCGACGAGAAGCTCGGTTCGGCGAACTACATGTATGCGGTGCGCGTTGACGGCGTCTACGAGCGGATGACGGTGCGGGCCGTTCACGTGCAGCGGCAACCGTACCGCCCTCTCGTGGAGGCAACGGCCGAGCAGAAGGTGACGGAGTTCACCGATGTCTCCGGCACTGTCGTGGGGTTTCGAACGCCGGCATTCGAAGAAGGTCTGTCCGTGCCCGGCTATCACGCGCATGTGCTGCTCGATGACCGCCGCAGCGGCGGGCACGTCCTCGATCACGTCATGCTGCGCGGCCGCGTGGAGGTGTGCGTGGGGACGGATCTGCACCTGGAACTCCCCCGCACCCCCGAGTTCGCCCGGGCAAACCTCGACCCCGACGACCTCCGCGAGCAGGTCGACAAAGCCGAGTCTTGACGAGGATCAGCGCCAGGCGTCGGTCGCCCGCACCCGAGTGCAGAAGGTCATGAGGCCGGATCGGTCGGTGTGATCCCGGCGGCGGGCAGCAACACTTCGTCCAGCACGTGGATGAGAAACTCCCGCGTGACCGGGAGCCGCTGCGCGAGCGTGCGAAACGAGACCATCGCCGGCGTCAGGGAGGCCAGCGCCTCCACATCGATGTCGGGGCGAGTCTCGCCGCGGTCGCGCGCCCGTTCCAGCAGCGCCCGATTGACGGCGATGCGCGGCTCCAGGATCGCGGCAAAGGCGGCGTGTGCGAGCTCGGGATCTCGGGAGACCAGCGACAGGATGCCTCCCATGACGTGAGTCTTGAGTTCGGCATCCTCGATCGAGGGAGCGCGGATCAGTGCCACGAGATCGCCACGCAGGCTGCCGGTATCCGGAAGGTCGTCGGGGTCGAGATCACGCCGCTTCATGCAGGCAACCGCATCGATGACGAGGTCAGCCTTGGACGGCCACCGCCGATAGACCGTGGCCTTGCCAGCCCCTGCTCTCGCCGCGACCATGTCGATCGTCATACCGTCGAAGCCGTGCTCGGCCAGAACAGCGATCGTCGCCTCGAGGATGTCAGCGTCGCGCGACGCGTCGCGGGGCCGCCCCAGGCGCGGCGCGGCCTCGACCGACGTCGTCGTCGCCTGCGAATCCATCACACTCCTTGCGCTCGGGTCCGTCGCGTTCCGTGGATCCCGGGCCGGCTCAGTCTACTTCAGGAACCGTTCATTTCCGATACTAGTCAGTTTCGTATACGCTGACGCCGTGACGACTCCTGATCTCGCTTCCCCGACGACACCCGCGACTCGCCGCTGGTGGACGCTGGGCACCGTAGCCATCGCCCAGCTCATGGTCGTGCTCGATGCGACAGTGGTGAATATTGCGCTTCCCGCCGCGCAAGCCGACCTCGGCTTCTCCGACGGTGACCGCCAATGGGTCGTGACCGCGTACTCCCTCGCGTTCGGCAGCCTCCTCCTGCTCGGCGGACGCCTGTCCGACCTGATCGGCCGCAAGCTCGCCTTCCTGATCGGACTGGTCGGTTTCGCGGCAGCGTCGCTCCTGGGTGGACTCTCCGTCTCGTTCGAGATGCTCGTTGCCGCTCGCGCTCTGCAGGGCGCCTTCGCGGCGCTGCTGGCACCCACCGCCCTGGCCGTGCTGACGACGACCTTCACGATCCCGCGTGAGCGATCTCGCGCGTTCGGTGTCTTCGGCGCTATCGCCGGCGCGGGAGGCGCCGTGGGGCTGCTGCTCGGCGGCTTCCTCACCGAGCAGTTCGACTGGCGGTGGAACCTCACGATCAACGTCGTCTTCGCGGCGATCGCTTTCGTGCTGGCCCTGGTGTTCGTTTCGACAGCGCCCCGCCAGGGCCCCCGCCCGCAGCTCGATATTCCGGGCACCCTGCTGGCTTCCGCGGGTCTGTTCGCCCTGGTCTTCGGGTTCTCCCGCGCCGAGTCCGATGGGTGGGATGCACCGATGACGTGGGGGTCGCTCCTCGCGTCCGGCGTGCTGCTGGTCGGGTTCGTGTTCTGGCAGCGCGCGACCAAGCATCCGCTGCTGCCGCTTCCCGTTGTCGTCGACCGCAACCGCGGCGCGTCTTTCCTGTCGGTCATGATCACGGGTGCCGGCATGTTCGGCGTGTTCCTATTCGTGACCTACTACTTCCAGCTGTCGCTGGCCTACACGCCGATGCAGACCGGCGTCGCCTTCCTCCCGATGATCGTCATGCTCGTCATCGCCGCGCAGCTGAGCACGAACCTGCTACTGCCACGCCTGGGCCCGAAGATCCTCGTCCCTACCGGGATGCTGCTGGCTGCCGCGGCAATGGTCTTGTTCACACGTCTCGATGTCGACAGCAGCTACTTCGATGCCCTTCCCGCCCTCCTCGTCCTCGGCTTCGGCATGGGCACGATCATGCCCGCCGCGATCCAGACAGCAACGCTCGGGGTGGACCGCCGATACGCCGGCGTTTCCTCCGCCATGGTCAACACGAGCCAGCAGGTCGGCGGCTCGATCGGCACGGCACTCCTGAACACCCTGGCCGCAACGGCACTGACCGACTACGTCGCCGCCAACCAGCCGGCATCCAAAGCCGTGCTCGCCGACGCGGCGGTGCACAGCTACACGGTCGCGTACTGGTGGAGTGCCGCGTTCTTCACGGCGGGCGCGATCATCGCGGCGGTCCTGTTCCGGCGCAAGCGGTTCTCGGTCGCGAGCGCCTTCCACAGCGAGACGGCAGACGCCCCCGCCCTCGCGCACTGATCCGGCCGCGAGGGCCGCGGGCTCACGCCTCGCGGGTGATCGTCACCTTCACCGACATGTCGCTCTTGAACGGACCGGCGTAGACGCCGCGTACGGGAGGCACGTCGTTGTAATCACGGCCTCGCCCGACCAGGACGTGACGGTCGCCGATCTCGGTGTTGTTGGTCGGGTCGAAGCCCTCCCACGATCCCGAGAACCACTCGACCCACGCGTGCGACTCGCCCTCGACGGGGACGCCGACTTCTGCGTTGGCTATCGGATGCAGGTATCCGGACACGTAGCGGGCCGGGATGCCGACCTCGCGCAGAGCTCCGAGGGCGATGTGCGCGATGTCCTGGCAGACGCCCTTGCGCGCTTCCCACGCCTCGGCCCCGGTGGAGTGCACCCCTGTCACCCCGTGCACGTACTCGACCGCATCCCCGATCGCCATCGCGATCGCGTGGGCGGCCTGCCCCGGCTGGTCGTGCTGCGCGGCGATCGACCGGGCGATCTCAGCCACCTCAGGGTGCGGCTTCGTGCGCGCCGTCTGCCCCAGTTGCTCGACGATCTCCACCGACCGAGCCGCCTCCCGCTGCAGCTGCTCCCACGTGATCTCGGTGTGCTCGAGCGGGCGCGGGCGCACCTCGACCAGCGAGCGTGCCGTGAGGGTCAGTGCCGCGTGCGGCGACAGGATGTCGAACGAGGTCACGCGCGTGCCGAAATAGTCGACGTACTGATTGACCGACGTCGACGGTTCGATGTCCAGGGACGCACTCAACACGAACTGACTGTCGGTGGAACCGGGCAGCATCCGCGCCTCGTTGTACGACGCCGAGACATCCCCCTGGTAGGCGAACGCGGTCTGGTGCTCGATGCGCAGGCGCTTCATGAGATCTCTCCGATCCAGCTGGGCTCGGCCTGCGTCGGGAAGAAGCGCTGACGGATCGCTTCCGACGCCTCACGGGTGACGACCTGCACGCGTTCCATCTCGTCGGGAAGGTCGCTGAGGATGTCGGCGACGGGCTTGTACTCGAGATCGTTGCGGATGCGGCCCAGGGCTCGCAGCACATTGTTGGAGTGCCCGACGCGGTCAGCGCGCGGGTCGATCGCCGACATGCAGCCCTCCGCTTGTTGGATGGAGTAGATGATGGACCGCGGAAACAGGCGGTCCAGGAGCAGGAACTCCGCGGCGTTCCGCGCGCTGGGAATGCCCCGGTAGGTCCGGAGATAGGCCTCATAGGCGCCGCACGAACGCAGAATCGTGGTCCACGACGGGCCCGATACCTCCGTCAGTGACCTCGTCGCGAGCAGCCGCGCCGTCATGTCAGCGCGTTCGATGCTGCGACCGAGCGTGAAGAACTGCCACGCCTCGTCGCGGCTGGTCGAGGAGTCGACGATCCCGACGGCGAGCGCAGCGCGCTCGCGGGCCCACTGGAAGAACTCGTGCACCTTATCGGACTGGAGGCGCCGCGGCATCCGAGAGTTGGTCGCGTTCAGGCACTCCCAGAGTTCGGTGGAGACGATCTCCCGAGCCCGCCTGGCGTTCTCGCGGGCCGACGTGACCGAATACGCGATGCTCGACGGGTTCATCCGGTCCACAGCGAGCCGCTGCAGAACGTCCTCGCGGCCGACGAGCTCGGGCCCATCCGGCGGAAGTGAACCCATGACGTTCAGGAG
Protein-coding sequences here:
- a CDS encoding transglutaminase family protein yields the protein MKRLRIEHQTAFAYQGDVSASYNEARMLPGSTDSQFVLSASLDIEPSTSVNQYVDYFGTRVTSFDILSPHAALTLTARSLVEVRPRPLEHTEITWEQLQREAARSVEIVEQLGQTARTKPHPEVAEIARSIAAQHDQPGQAAHAIAMAIGDAVEYVHGVTGVHSTGAEAWEARKGVCQDIAHIALGALREVGIPARYVSGYLHPIANAEVGVPVEGESHAWVEWFSGSWEGFDPTNNTEIGDRHVLVGRGRDYNDVPPVRGVYAGPFKSDMSVKVTITREA
- a CDS encoding class II aldolase/adducin family protein translates to MSEHSIRPGLGDILESMGEAGARINAIDASEAGAGNISVFLGWDTEVRRRFPLRQEIELPVPAPALSGGTLLVTGSGRRLRQIQADPEASVGALKIAEDGIHATLWSSPRRLFERLTSELNSHLGVHQDHVARRGVDFHAVVHAQPPHLTYLSHIPAYRDDETMNRRLLRWEPESIVALSQGIRVLPFLVPGSAEMMAANVAALRLSDISLWSKHGVMARSDLSVTRAVDRVEYAETGARYEYMNLAAGGVGEGLLREEIQAVAEAFTVDSPWV
- a CDS encoding TetR/AcrR family transcriptional regulator; this encodes MDSQATTTSVEAAPRLGRPRDASRDADILEATIAVLAEHGFDGMTIDMVAARAGAGKATVYRRWPSKADLVIDAVACMKRRDLDPDDLPDTGSLRGDLVALIRAPSIEDAELKTHVMGGILSLVSRDPELAHAAFAAILEPRIAVNRALLERARDRGETRPDIDVEALASLTPAMVSFRTLAQRLPVTREFLIHVLDEVLLPAAGITPTDPAS
- a CDS encoding MFS transporter — translated: MTTPDLASPTTPATRRWWTLGTVAIAQLMVVLDATVVNIALPAAQADLGFSDGDRQWVVTAYSLAFGSLLLLGGRLSDLIGRKLAFLIGLVGFAAASLLGGLSVSFEMLVAARALQGAFAALLAPTALAVLTTTFTIPRERSRAFGVFGAIAGAGGAVGLLLGGFLTEQFDWRWNLTINVVFAAIAFVLALVFVSTAPRQGPRPQLDIPGTLLASAGLFALVFGFSRAESDGWDAPMTWGSLLASGVLLVGFVFWQRATKHPLLPLPVVVDRNRGASFLSVMITGAGMFGVFLFVTYYFQLSLAYTPMQTGVAFLPMIVMLVIAAQLSTNLLLPRLGPKILVPTGMLLAAAAMVLFTRLDVDSSYFDALPALLVLGFGMGTIMPAAIQTATLGVDRRYAGVSSAMVNTSQQVGGSIGTALLNTLAATALTDYVAANQPASKAVLADAAVHSYTVAYWWSAAFFTAGAIIAAVLFRRKRFSVASAFHSETADAPALAH
- a CDS encoding MFS transporter; its protein translation is MFRSLGVFNYRIWFIGALVSNIGAWMQSTAQSWVVLTQLTDGDAGAVGLTMALQFGPPLLLVGVTGWATDRFDRRHILLVTQSAFLVLAATIGSLILAGLMTLPLMYAFALGLGLVAAFDNPARQAFVSDLVTRENTSNAVALNSASFNGARMIGPAVAGVFIVLVGTGWMFLVNALTFLATIGALLAMRRSELTPRAVTHGRSRLADGFRYVAQRPDLIVVFIVVFLVGAFGMNFPIYASTMALEFGAGADGFGLLNSVLAIGSLTGALLAARRDRARVRVMIAGVLGFAVASAVSSVMPTYALYALTLVFTGFTVVTILSTANGYVQATTDAHLRGRVLAIYVAILLGGTPVGAPIVGWVADELGPRVAIQLGTLAALIAAGIAITWLVWSGRLHRGTRLRLRLDETRPLSIVTQPITQSPGR
- a CDS encoding alpha-E domain-containing protein, which translates into the protein MLSRIAESLFWIGRYIERSDGTARILDVHLQLLLEDPWIDEDTACRSLLNVMGSLPPDGPELVGREDVLQRLAVDRMNPSSIAYSVTSARENARRAREIVSTELWECLNATNSRMPRRLQSDKVHEFFQWARERAALAVGIVDSSTSRDEAWQFFTLGRSIERADMTARLLATRSLTEVSGPSWTTILRSCGAYEAYLRTYRGIPSARNAAEFLLLDRLFPRSIIYSIQQAEGCMSAIDPRADRVGHSNNVLRALGRIRNDLEYKPVADILSDLPDEMERVQVVTREASEAIRQRFFPTQAEPSWIGEIS
- a CDS encoding glycerate kinase, whose amino-acid sequence is MSGPQRVVIAPDSFKGSLAAPEVAGAIARGWQREAPDDEIVQRPLADGGEGTLDAFLAAIPGAQRRRIRVTGADGQPSDGSWVWLPPGAETPGGTGVVELASACGIETLGGRLRPWDAGTEGLGEAICAALDSGVTRLIVGLGSSASSDGGAGMLRALGAGTRDARGLPVAPGLRGLREVAEVDLSGLRSAPSGGVIVLADVDNPLCGPRGAAAVFGPQKGLLQAEIADADASLAAWARHIPAPADAPGAGAAGGTGFALRAWGGEIESGAAYVAEVVGLSALLTADTIVVTGEGAYDAGTASGKAPQVVIQLARSAGARAALVAGRIDPGAELSDLAAAVSLTELARGAASALAAPRHYLELAGQALARQLSASR
- the budA gene encoding acetolactate decarboxylase, which produces MTTARHTIHQTSVIAALLDGVYDGETTVGSLRGRGNFGIGTFEGLDGELILLDDTCYRIRDDGTATVAGDGEGVPYAVVTHFEPHLSFEITGRHTRAEVTALIDEKLGSANYMYAVRVDGVYERMTVRAVHVQRQPYRPLVEATAEQKVTEFTDVSGTVVGFRTPAFEEGLSVPGYHAHVLLDDRRSGGHVLDHVMLRGRVEVCVGTDLHLELPRTPEFARANLDPDDLREQVDKAES